In one Solanum dulcamara chromosome 1, daSolDulc1.2, whole genome shotgun sequence genomic region, the following are encoded:
- the LOC129886486 gene encoding serine/threonine-protein kinase D6PKL2-like: protein MLTSPIHEDATSFSVSPAVSSTTLEVGEGEVRVSVDTEVETNIYNVHTSFSSSTKPHATSSDPCWNAMRRVQSEVSNLTLDHFRFIRKLGSGDIGSVYLVELKGNNNKGCLFAAKVMDKEELVSRSKEGRAGTEREILEMLDHPFLPTLYTTLDTDKWSLLLTEFCPGGDLHVLRQRLPEKRFDEAAVRFYTSEVVVALEYLHMMGIIYRDLKPENVLVRSDGHIMLTDFDLSLKCDESIVMPQLVHDDEGTSPNLDHNNSNHHSPPYNYSSSCILPNCIVPKYVSCWYSKHNRRRRRGGGRASGERPLRLIAEPIEARSTSFVGTHEYLAPEIASGEGHGNAVDWWTLGIFMYELLYGVTPFRGLDNEFTLSNIVARAFEFPKEPLVPIMAKDLITQLLVKDPTMRMGSMMGATTIKQHPFFDGVNWALLRCTTPPHVPTNFNSTRDSVSSYDNDDDYVDYY from the exons ATGTTAACATCTCCGATCCACGAGGACGCGACTAGCTTCTCAGTGTCTCCAGCTGTCAGCTCGACCACGTTAGAGGTGGGAGAAGGAGAAGTTCGTGTTAGCGTGGACACGGAAGTGGAAACAAACATATACAATGTTCATACCTCATTTTCATCCTCCACGAAGCCCCATGCAACGTCTAGCGATCCATGCTGGAATGCCATGCGACGTGTCCAATCAGAAGTCTCGAATTTAACCCTTGACCATTTTCGCTTCATCAGGAAACTTGGGAGTGGTGACATTGGTTCTGTATATCTTGTTGAGTTAAAGggaaataataataaagggTGTTTGTTTGCAGCTAAAGTGATGGATAAAGAGGAATTGGTTAGTAGGAGTAAAGAAGGTAGAGCAGGGACAGAAAGGGAAATATTAGAAATGTTGGATCATCCTTTTTTGCCTACCCTTTACACCACTTTGGACACTGATAAATGGTCTCTTTTGTTGACTGAATTTTGTCCTGGTGGTGATCTTCATGTTCTCCGGCAACGGCTGCCGGAAAAGAGATTCGATGAAGCCGCGGTCCG GTTCTATACATCAGAAGTGGTGGTTGCTTTAGAGTACCTACACATGATGGGAATAATTTATCGTGATTTAAAGCCAGAAAATGTGTTAGTAAGatcagatggtcatattatGTTAACTGATTTTGATCTCTCACTAAAATGTGATGAATCAATAGTAATGCCTCAACTTGTTCATGATGATGAGGGTACTAGTCCAAACCTAGATCATAATaattcaaatcatcattcgcCTCCGTATAATTATTCATCTTCGTGCATCTTGCCTAATTGTATCGTGCCAAAGTACGTCTCGTGTTGGTACTCTAAACACaatcgaagaagaagaagaggaggaggacgAGCGAGTGGTGAGAGACCCTTGAGGTTGATAGCTGAACCGATCGAGGCTCGATCAACATCGTTTGTTGGGACCCACGAGTACTTGGCCCCAGAAATCGCGTCGGGGGAAGGTCATGGTAATGCGGTGGATTGGTGGACGCTAGGGATTTTTATGTACGAGTTGCTATATGGTGTGACACCTTTTAGAGGACTTGACAATGAATTCACCTTATCGAACATCGTGGCTCGAGCCTTTGAGTTCCCTAAGGAGCCATTGGTCCCAATCATGGCTAAGGACTTGATCACCCAACTTTTAGTCAAGGACCCCACCATGAGAATGGGGTCCATGATGGGGGCCACAACAATAAAACAACATCCTTTCTTTGATGGTGTGAATTGGGCACTATTGAGATGTACAACCCCACCTCATGTTCCAACAAATTTCAACAGTACTAGAGACTCTGTCTCATcttatgataatgatgatgattatgTAGATTATTATTAA